The window CGCCGCCCCCAGGAGGCGATCCCTCTCCTCGCGGGAAGAATGAAGGTTCTCGGCTTTTTCGGCGGCGAGCCGGTAGTCGTAGAGGGTCCTGGCCGCCCCCCGATCGAGGAGGTAATCGCTGTTGCGC of the Thermovirga sp. genome contains:
- a CDS encoding galactosyldiacylglycerol synthase, with the protein product RNSDYLLDRGAARTLYDYRLAAEKAENLHSSREERDRLLGAAKRIARPLAGRDIVRKIMEIVGQ